Proteins encoded together in one Candidatus Spechtbacterales bacterium window:
- the prfA gene encoding peptide chain release factor 1, which yields MASEERKKIKEEYDSITNSLSSQEVISDHKKLQELSKRHRELKELLDIQEKIVKVEKEIQENEQIAESETEEELKTMAEEELEKDKILLDGLQNDLNEKLYPEPGAHINEVIMEIRAGVGGDEAALFAQNLFNMYTRYAELNGWKLNIIEESISDLKGIKDVTLEISGEGVYSKLKNESGVHRVQRVPETEKNGRLHTSSASVAVLPKAKPIDIEIKPEDVKIETFRSSGPGGQNVNKVETAVRVIHIPSGIAVASQVHKKQAQNKEAAMTLLRSRLLQQKQEEAERKIRAERKEQIGSGDRSEKIRTYNFPQDRVTDHRINHSWHGIDKIMAGYIDEIVAEIRKEL from the coding sequence ATGGCCTCTGAAGAAAGAAAAAAAATAAAAGAAGAGTATGATTCTATTACAAATAGCCTCTCGTCTCAAGAGGTTATTTCGGATCATAAAAAATTACAGGAACTTTCAAAGAGGCATCGTGAACTAAAAGAGTTGCTTGATATACAGGAAAAAATAGTTAAAGTTGAAAAAGAAATACAGGAAAATGAGCAAATAGCCGAAAGTGAGACTGAAGAAGAACTCAAAACGATGGCAGAAGAAGAACTTGAAAAAGACAAGATTTTGCTGGATGGCTTACAAAACGACTTAAATGAAAAACTATATCCTGAGCCGGGCGCGCATATTAATGAGGTAATTATGGAAATACGAGCGGGAGTAGGCGGAGATGAGGCAGCGCTTTTTGCGCAAAATCTTTTTAATATGTATACAAGATACGCGGAGCTAAACGGATGGAAATTAAATATCATAGAGGAAAGTATAAGTGATCTAAAGGGTATAAAAGATGTAACACTTGAAATATCCGGTGAGGGGGTGTATTCAAAACTCAAAAATGAGAGCGGAGTGCACAGGGTGCAAAGAGTGCCTGAAACCGAAAAAAACGGCAGATTACATACCTCAAGCGCCTCTGTGGCGGTTTTACCCAAAGCGAAGCCTATAGATATTGAAATAAAACCGGAAGATGTAAAAATTGAAACTTTTCGTTCTTCAGGGCCGGGAGGGCAAAATGTCAACAAAGTAGAAACAGCTGTGCGTGTAATACATATACCTTCCGGTATTGCTGTAGCATCCCAAGTGCACAAAAAACAAGCGCAAAACAAAGAAGCTGCCATGACACTGCTGAGAAGCCGCCTGCTTCAGCAAAAGCAGGAAGAGGCAGAAAGAAAGATACGTGCCGAAAGAAAAGAGCAGATAGGTTCCGGGGACAGAAGTGAAAAAATAAGAACCTACAACTTCCCGCAAGACAGAGTAACAGACCACAGAATAAACCACTCATGGCATGGCATTGATAAAATTATGGCCGGTTACATTGACGAAATAGTTGCAGAAATAAGAAAAGAATTGTAA
- the rpsB gene encoding 30S ribosomal protein S2, whose translation MPKTKKETSEAEVKKTEEENIADIPKELRVFIEAGVQFGHLKSHVHPGMFPYIFGVRNNVHIIDVARTSEKLDEALEVIKSLAEEGKVILFVGTKLPMREAVKETAEAVGMPYLVNRWFGGTLTNWATISERVTHLKELKEKKGTEEWKKYPKHERLEMEKEIKKLEHVFGGIEQMEKLPDAVFITDARENEIATKEARRMKIKSIAITDTNVNPANVDVAIPANDDAVSSVVLILGKVREVILKNLPASSKARQAGLPAGRQAKKEK comes from the coding sequence ATGCCAAAAACCAAAAAAGAGACCTCAGAAGCTGAGGTTAAAAAAACAGAAGAAGAAAATATAGCAGACATACCCAAAGAGTTAAGGGTATTTATTGAGGCTGGGGTTCAATTTGGACACCTAAAAAGCCATGTTCATCCGGGGATGTTTCCGTATATTTTTGGTGTGCGAAACAATGTACACATCATAGATGTTGCTCGCACAAGTGAAAAACTTGATGAGGCCCTGGAGGTTATAAAAAGCCTTGCAGAAGAGGGAAAGGTTATATTGTTTGTGGGAACCAAGCTTCCTATGCGCGAGGCGGTTAAAGAAACAGCCGAAGCTGTAGGAATGCCTTATCTGGTAAATCGTTGGTTTGGGGGAACACTTACGAATTGGGCGACCATTAGTGAAAGAGTCACGCATCTTAAGGAGCTGAAAGAAAAGAAGGGGACTGAAGAGTGGAAAAAATACCCAAAACATGAGCGTTTAGAAATGGAAAAAGAGATTAAAAAGCTTGAACATGTGTTCGGCGGTATTGAGCAGATGGAAAAATTGCCTGATGCGGTTTTCATTACGGATGCCCGTGAAAATGAAATTGCTACAAAGGAGGCAAGGAGAATGAAGATTAAGTCAATTGCTATAACAGATACAAATGTTAATCCCGCCAATGTAGATGTCGCCATTCCAGCAAATGATGATGCTGTTTCTTCTGTGGTGTTGATATTGGGCAAGGTTCGGGAGGTTATATTGAAAAACCTACCTGCGTCAAGCAAAGCGCGGCAGGCAGGCCTGCCTGCCGGCAGGCAGGCAAAAAAGGAAAAGTAA
- the rpmE gene encoding 50S ribosomal protein L31: protein MKKGIHPEYHTKAKVKCACGTEFIVGSTLKETEVETCSRCHPLYTGQERGAIKGGRVEKFQERLQKKEGYKKKSEKRARKTEEKT, encoded by the coding sequence ATGAAAAAAGGAATACATCCCGAATACCATACAAAAGCAAAAGTAAAGTGCGCTTGCGGCACTGAATTTATAGTTGGCTCTACACTTAAAGAAACTGAAGTTGAAACCTGCAGCAGGTGCCACCCCCTGTACACAGGACAGGAACGCGGAGCTATTAAAGGAGGACGTGTTGAAAAATTCCAGGAACGTCTCCAGAAAAAAGAGGGCTACAAGAAAAAATCTGAAAAACGAGCACGAAAAACCGAAGAAAAAACCTAA
- a CDS encoding 50S ribosomal protein L25 gives MLHLKVKKRDPDKIKAKDLLKEGSIPGVMYGPRIKPISLSVNKKTFLNVYKEAGETTLIALDMKVKTEESEAEKERGEDNKDTQAQKQEEEDNVVLVRDVQVHPVSGEFVHIDFYQLPMDTEIEISIDIESINEAPAVKEQGGVLVQNMYELPIKALPKDLIHGVEVDISVLENIEDSILVQDLNLPSTVTAQVEQDEVVFKIEEPREEEPEEEEDETLEGDEDDKIAEIKTESEEKREEREAEEDSE, from the coding sequence ATGTTGCATCTAAAAGTAAAAAAACGAGACCCTGATAAAATAAAAGCAAAAGACCTTCTAAAGGAAGGTTCAATTCCCGGTGTTATGTATGGCCCCAGGATAAAACCAATATCTCTTTCTGTGAATAAGAAGACGTTTTTAAATGTCTATAAAGAGGCGGGAGAAACAACTTTGATAGCGTTAGATATGAAAGTAAAGACAGAGGAGTCTGAAGCAGAAAAAGAAAGAGGAGAAGATAATAAGGACACACAGGCACAAAAACAGGAGGAGGAGGATAACGTTGTTCTTGTACGTGATGTACAGGTACATCCTGTAAGTGGGGAATTTGTTCACATTGATTTTTATCAGCTTCCTATGGATACGGAAATTGAAATTTCTATTGATATTGAGAGTATTAACGAGGCCCCCGCTGTTAAAGAGCAGGGAGGTGTTTTGGTTCAAAACATGTACGAGCTACCCATTAAGGCACTACCGAAGGATCTTATACATGGAGTTGAGGTGGATATTTCCGTATTAGAAAACATAGAAGATTCTATATTGGTTCAGGACCTTAACCTTCCTTCAACAGTTACTGCCCAAGTTGAACAGGATGAAGTTGTATTTAAGATAGAAGAACCGCGCGAGGAAGAACCGGAAGAAGAAGAAGACGAAACTCTTGAGGGAGATGAAGATGATAAGATTGCTGAAATAAAGACAGAAAGTGAAGAAAAGAGAGAAGAACGCGAAGCTGAGGAAGACTCCGAATAA